In Erigeron canadensis isolate Cc75 chromosome 7, C_canadensis_v1, whole genome shotgun sequence, one DNA window encodes the following:
- the LOC122608876 gene encoding transcription factor bHLH84-like, whose protein sequence is MESFSNFFENEWHNLSKMIYGDENSTEQFYKQGLMSSPCDIGFNFETPNTFMCASDDSSNADSFVDREPFVGVSGHCNPNFYHFFSQENSICSSEVAQITTIPNLVNSDATDDTSSLSYPYHENLSFFLSNNDVTSSSNDVCDMSIQYCMMDEINNSSLPKTHVFSQGSLYVTHDVTEKDITTKNSPVSSKESPLERKLEMHDATDVEANIGKTDKNLKKRIRTVSVLFYKNKKNVQPKKKQKMIDTEAKNDDNNVERNGQSSSYWSSNDDLNESQEVDVTLNPNGKTRAGRGAATDPQSLYARKRRERINERLRILQNLVPNGTKVDISTMLEEAVEYVKFLKLQIQLLSSDDKWMYAPIAYNGMDMGLYQNIAQTL, encoded by the exons atggagtCTTTTAGTAACTTTTTTGAGAATGAATGGCACAATTTGAGCAAAATGATCTATGGCGATGAAAATTCGACCGAACAGTTTTACAAACAAGGGCTAATGTCAAGTCCATGTGATATTGGGTTTAACTTCGAAACTCCTAACACTTTCATGTGTGCTAGTGATGATTCGAGCAATGCTGACTCATTCGTTGATCGTGAACCTTTTGTCGGTGTCTCTGGGCATTGTAATCCtaatttttaccattttttcTCCCAAGAAAATAGTATTTGTAGCAGCGAAGTTGCTCAAATAACAACAATACCCAATCTCGTCAATAGTGATGCTACTGACGATACTAGTTCACTTTCGTACCCATATCATGAGAatttgtctttttttctttctaataatGATGTTACTTCATCATCAAATGATGTGTGTGATATGTCCATCCAATATTGTATGATGGATGAGATAAACAACTCATCGCTACCAAAAACTCATGTTTTTTCTCAAGGAAGTCTCTATGTAACACACGATGTGACGGAGAAGGATATAACAACGAAGAATTCACCTGTTTCGAGCAAGGAATCACCTCTCGAGAGGAAGCTTGAAATGCACGATGCAACGGATGTTGAAGCCAACATTGGGAAAACTGATAAGAACCTCAAGAAAAGAATTCGAACCGTAAGTGTATTATTTTAT aaaaacaaGAAGAATGTGCAACCAAAGAAGAAGCAAAAGATGATCGACACAGAAGCTAAAAACGACGACAACAATGTGGAACGAAATGGGCAAAGTTCAAGTTATTGGAGCTCCAATGATGATTTAAATGAATCCCAAGAAGTGGATGTCACACTTAACCCGAATGGGAAAACAAGGGCTGGTCGAGGAGCCGCGACTGATCCTCAAAGTCTCTATGCAAGA AAAAGAAGAGAAAGGATTAATGAGAGACTAAGGATCCTTCAAAACCTTGTACCAAATGGTACAAAGGTTGACATTAGCACAATGCTTGAGGAAGCAGTTGAATATGTGAAGTTCTTAAAGCTTCAAATTCAG TTGTTGAGCTCTGATGATAAATGGATGTATGCTCCCATTGCTTACAATGGAATGGACATGGGTCTTTACCAAAATATTGCCCAGACTCTATAA